AGATGGGTTAAACGTCTCAAACCAagtgcttcagagtcttttgcTCATGGTACTAAGAGCTCAAAAATGGGAGAACCCTCTTCCCATGAAAAAGTGAACAAGTTCTTCAGCAAAATACTTAATTGTAGAAAAACTGGTGCAGATCCCAAGGTTGGCAAGGCTTATGGTGAAAAACAGATGGTGATAGATCATACTGCAGAATTAACAAGGAATGCTGAATCCTCTTCCACTGACTCAGCGAGGAAAAGTCAAGACATAACACTTTCTCATGCTTGGATCCAAAGATGGTGTCATAACACAGCTTCATCTTCCAAAAAGAAGCCTGAAGGTCTGGTGATTTGTCAACCTCAGACTTCAAAGGCAACAGTAGACAACTTCCAGAAGAAGCAATATCCAAGCATTGCTGCTTTGGCTTTGATGGGTAAGTCCATGACTGGTTTTCGTCCGTGTGAATTCAGGAAAAGAGGGTCCTTTGTAGTTTGGAATACCAAAGGATTGGGGTAGCTGGTCCTGAGCAATTAATGCCAGGAATGAAAAAGTTGACCTAGCTGTCTCCAGGATGGCATTGGTTCTATCGGTGCCTGATACTATTTCTGTATTTCAACAAAAGGAATAAATCTATGGCTATCAAGCACCTGTAAGATCAGTGGAGGATATGGAAGTTTATGTTGCCTGATTGTTGCTCCGGTAAGCACCCTGCTTGAATTTGCTCCCCCCTTTTGGCCCTTTTTTTGTCATTTCCCCTCCACTGTGGACACAATAGTAATATAGTATTTGAATGGGCAATTTGATAAAGATTTGGTGGAGGCATTGTTTCTTGGAGGTTGAAAGGACCAATGTCAGTCTATGACTTCATATTGTAAATGTAACAGCACTTGGCTATGCTGCAAGTGTACGCACTTTATCCTCCATATTTACTGCAAATGGAGCTTGAGCAAAGCCTGGGATCAagaaaaaacatataaatataCAGAATATAGCAGCACATATTTCTTTAGACTTCGATGCATAAAGTATCACAAAGAATAATTCATTGCCAGGCAATATAGCAGGCAAGCTTGCCAAGTTTAGCGAGTCAGATTCACACCAGAATTTCAAACTATGGCCTTTGGTTTTGTATATTGTGCTATGATGCGTTTTACATTATTAGAGAATGATCCAAACATTATGAGCTACTTTGAAGCAGGCAGCAGATTTGTGGCGTTTATCCTGAAAGCCGTAGGAAGGAGAAAAATGGAAACGCCATATCCATTAGTTGTAAATGGAGGGATGTCCAACATGAGTAAAGGAGAAAAAGAACTAACCATAAGAAACAATTTTCCTTTCAATATTATGATACATTTTTAGAATTCTTGaaaattatttgtttattaATTTGCTTACTGTTTCTCTATTACATGGTTGTGCTGTTTGCATTTTtggtgatttttctttttctccgaGTGATGACATGTGATTGAATATTTATTGTTAAACGTTATGGTTTGAGTTCTATATAATCGTCAGCTGCTCTTTTGCTTCAGAAATTTGTTTTTTCTTGCATAGGGAATTAATCTGATAATTAATACAGAATGTTTGAAGTTTGGATGCTGAACTATTTAGTTTGTACAACAAAAGTTAAATACACAGGACAAGTCCATTTTCCTGGAATTCCCAGGGTCCATTATCCTACCGTTTTTATCACTCCTTTACAGCGACAAACCAAACTCCTTTGGCTTTAACATATGACTTGCAAGACTATAATCATGCTTCTTAAAAATTGGGATTAAATTTCACTGCTGTAAGAGCCTTAATGATCACAAATCATGGTTCCATTTTTTATCTGACAACCTGTCAGTTCTAGAGCAGATTCAAAGAAACCACCTCCATGAATGCCTGAATCAATGCAAGGAGGAGCAAACTGAATGATTATATCTCTTAATGTGAGCATCCCTATTGGCTGCTGTGAATCATTGACTAGAAAGCAAAAACTGCCTTTTGTCTCTGTTAATTTGTTCATTACTTGCTTGAGTGTGTTGCTTCTTTTGGCAGTGACTGGAGAGTCCATTCTTGGAGGAAGGCTTGCTTCTTAGGCGGAAAGCCCCTGGGTCTCGTGCAATGGTAGGATCACTGTTAGCTTTTGCAGTTTCTGTGCGAATGAATTCTCCCATGGTTAGTTTCCTGTAAAACACATCATTTTCTCCATGTTATTAGCAAGCTCAGAAGCCTTCATATGCTGAGAGCAAATTAATGTGCCACTCTCATACCTCCACCAAAATACAAGAGTTAGAAGAAATCCTAAGCCAGACTTATTTTCTATCATTAAATAGTTCATTGTCCTCCAAAAGAAGATAAAGGTCACTGTTCATAACGCAACTGATTATCTCCTTAGTTTCTTGATTTACGACTGCAATTGCGCCTATTCGGCTTTCCCACAAGATGTGAATAGCTTCTGCTAAGCTTTGGTCTCCGTACACAAGAATGACACGCTCTTCGCTTTCCAAGCTGTGCGATGGGTAAACATGTAGCTTAATATTTCATATTCATAGCGCTTAAGAAAAATTAGTGGCTTGAATATTCATTGTGAATATTGTTTTGCTCTACCGAAACTCGGACAATGCCTTGTCTGCAATGCCATCAAACCACTCAAGTCCACTTGATTGCAGCAACAACTGAATCACTGCATTCTGCCAAAAGGACCAACAATTATGTGTCAGAAGAACATCAAAATCTTCACATATACAGTAATTTCTGTTCAAGGAACTCACTGGAGAGCTACTAATAATCAAATATATCCTTGCAACAAGTTTCAGTAATATTGCATTGATTTCATCAATACATGTTCCAATGAGAAAATTGGCCAAGGAAGCCACTGTTAAATTTTACCAGTTCTTCAAGATGCTAATACAATTTATAAAGCACAAGTTGCAGCCAGGTAATTAATTACCTGTATTATATAACCAATGAGCTTAAAGTCTGATTGTTGAATAAGAGGAACAGCCTGCAGCCGATGATGCTTCGACCAAAAGCATCAGAACATGAAACAGTGTGTTGTCCAAGTTTACTGGGAAAAAAAGGATCCTAAAGGAATGACTTGGCCAACTCCCCTACCTGTTCATTCAATTGAAACAGCTTATCAACCGAGGTCCAAAAACAtatgaaattgaaattgaaaaaggCCAATGTTCAAGATACCTTTGTTTGTCCAATTTCAGGAGTTTGTTCAAGCATGGTAAAGAAGCTACTTGTGCCAATCTCATCTCCACCATTGTTCTTGGCTTGGACACTAACTTTTTCACATTCCTTGGAACATAAATCCATATTAATCTTCAGTATCTCAGTGTTTGGTTGAAATGTATTCTAGAAATTTATGGACACAAATTCCATATATTACTGAAGAAATATTGAGGGAAATACTTACCTCAAGAGACCAAACAAACAAGCTAACAAAATCAATGAAAACCATATAGTGATCTGAGATTCTTCCAACTGTGGCATCAGATTCTACAACATCAGCAATAGCAGCACCAGACAAATTCTCCTCATACAACAATTGAATTGCATCTTTTACAGCATCTCTAGCTTTCAATTCCACAACTAAAACAAACAGAATCAGATGAACAAACACCATTTTGTTCTGAAATAATAATTGTAGAATATACCAGGGGAGTTTCGGATGCCAGGAATAGAactgatttttataaattcttaataattTTGACGAGATTTGATTTTAGTTCAAAATTAATTCTCACAAGAATATAATTTctagattattaattttttcaaatataaaaattcaaaaaatgaaattaactatttattttttataatatgcaAATCACTGGTTGATTgctttattttgataaatatattaaatcatcCTTggcatttaaaaagtttattaattagttcaACCGTTAACTTTtgtcgttaaatattataaaaaagtctaaaatatctctaataaatatagattaattagtagattttttaaaaatttgaaaaattatctaataattattttaaaattatagaaattaaacagCAAAATTATAACGGCCAAAATTAATGGaaaactaattagtaaactttttaaaaaaaatattttaatatatttttaaaataaaaaattaattaatgaattttattatattgtaaagattaaaaagtaattttttaaaaaaaaattaattcatttaagTTCTCTCAAAATTACACATCCGAAATAAGGTGCATGAATTTGTTAGAcggtttataaatatttttattagaaaaaattttagagtataacagttaaattatttttttatacactTAACAActtaataacaaataaataaataaactaataatATTTTGATCATATACTTTATATATTTAAGGTAAGTTTCTAATACGGTACGTGAGTCCACTATTCTTACTTGGTGGCTAAGAGTTCATCTCCTtcctatttaattaatttcataagcCTTTTCCTCTCTCTCAAAATTGGGGATGTGTGCAAGTCTCTGCATTAGGTAGATTTGGGGCTCTCTATACTTGTGAGAAGTGTGGTCTCTCCTTTTTCAGCTACCTTGCTTGGGATTCTCATCAACAAAACCAACATCTACGAATGGCTGTTGATTATTTGCCTAAAGATTTAATTGTTTGTTTCAAATTGTGCAATGAGGTTATCAAAACAAGAGCTATACCAGATGCTATCAGTTCTTGCTATTCTTAGGGGATGATTCTTTGCTTGAATGAGCATGTTGCACTGCCTGTCTGTTAATGATCATGTGGAGTTGTGGGTATTACTTGAGTATGGAGTTAAAAaagtcttgatattattgaagtTTTGATTTACAGGACTGTAACTAGCCCTCTAATTTAAGGTTTCAGTTCGGTTCAGAAACTGGAACTAATTAATCAGTCTGGTCCCAAATTTGATAGACTCAATTTCAATCCGATTCACGGTTTGATCGATCTGGTCCGGTTCATGATTCATGCCTTTCCCCCTTGTCTATTTAGAGTAGGAACACAAGGAAAGTCTTCCTATCCCAAGTCTAGTAACTTACACCGCGGCCACCACCAACAATAATAGATTGTtgttctaaataaataaattttattttatatatttaaattcataagtattataatttgaattaaatatatttattttgaagattacatttaaaaattttatttataatgtataatttatttttattaaatgaatttataatggtaataataataataataattgcaaaaaaaaaaaaaaaactctttttaaCTCTTTtgttaaaagaaatattttgagATTATCTATTCTATATAGCTGCATTtatgaaaaaatgaaaaattcatttatcctatttaatatttataaaggataattttgaaaaaaaatatgtaCTAATTTTACCTACtgtaaaaattactaattaaactttttacttttaaattatattgatgtactctattattaataaaaatattaatcaacTAATATAGAAACCACATCATCGCTATGTCATAATCCTATACAGAATTTTGGCTAGATAATCATGCCACATAAGTCGTAATCAATtcctaaatatttttctaaatttttattttctaaaataattctAAGTTCATTtctcaatcaataatcaatatTTACAATATGAGATTGAATGGCTAGATTGACTTGAGTAGCTGTTCATACTAGAACTGCATTAATTTTGGGTAGTTATAGTCcggttgaattttttttccaactgcaggaggaatatttttttttttttcattaatgatTAGGacagaagagaaagagagaaaaggaaagaatggagagagaaagagagaatttaatactgttttttttttttttttaatttttgtggaACGCATGGATTATGTACAAGCTATCAAATGGgacaaaatttaagaaattatataGTTATATAAATGGGGCAGGTTGAATCACTCCTGTATCAACTGTGGAATAAGTTTCAGAAGAAATGAAAGCTCTTTCTCTGAGAATTGAGGATTTGATTCATCCCCCTTGGATGGCTTTATCATATCAGAGACTACATCACTTATCTCTTTAACCAGATCAACTATTACTCCTTCTACCCCCATCAACTGTTGCATATGGACAGCTTCACCCACATTACTGCAAACCAGAAATAAACTCTCAGGATTTCAAAATTTCACTATTGTTCACAAACATATTTAAAGATCTTGTCAACTACAGATTGTCAATGAAGGAAAGATTTGATATACTCACTTCAATTTTCCATAGGTTAGAAGTGAGAGATTAGCGTCCTTGATTTTGGTCACTGCTCCAGGATTTCTGAAAATCCCTTTGACCTCAGAAACGATGCCTTGCAAACCACCTTCTAAGCAAACCTTTATAGCCTCCTCTAGAGAATTTCTCCTCACATCATAGAAAATGTCGGTTCCCCCATTTGTCAAAAAGAATACCTGTAAAACAATAAtcagttaataataataatataaaaaaactattatacagaaaaactcattaattactagcttagttttgaaaaattagttaaatatttttgagattttaaaaaatctactaattataCTTTTCATTAATTTTGGCCATTCAAAATTGAGAGATAAACTGATCAGTTTTGACGTGCTACAGATACTAAATAGCAAAATACTTGATGACTAATAATAGaaagattaattagtagatttttaaaatatcaatgtatttttcaaatttgACAATCAACTAATAAGTTTCCTCGTATTAAAGGCAGTAAATAGTAAATTTCCCTGATAATCATAGCACAAACAGAACAAATGGGGGTTGGCTTACAGGGTAGTTACTCTGCAGTTTTCTAACAAGCAGTGCTGCATCAGGCTGGAAGGATGAGAAGATAATGGGTCTATCTTGAGCATATCCGAACACCACCTAGAAGGAAAATTTGACAAGAAATTATAATAAGAATAAACTCAATACAACTTGATCCAACACTTGTTAACCTTaaagatagatagatagatagatagatagagaTTTATTAGCACACCTTCAAGATGGCTTGAAGCACATGGATGAGATAGTCTTCTTGATAGACAATGTGATcatcaaattttaattcaatgttGAAGCCCAGAGAAGGCTCTACTTGTTGAAATGCATCTTTCAAAGTGCAAAGAGAGTCATCTTTCTCCACATTCCAGTTAACAATTTTCCCATCTTTTGTTTTCCTTAGCAGAGACTTGCCTATCTTTCCTGCTTCCTTTTGAGGGCCATAGCAAAGGAATTCAGATAGGCACAGTTCTGTCACTCTTTTCTCAAAGATAACACCCtaaaaaagttattaaaaaaaaaaaatcaattaacccaaaaataaaaatgggggaaaaaagaaattttgtttcattaaaaagGAGTGTAGGAACTTACGTTATCTTCAGAGATGATGAAGTTGTCATGGAAAATGACTGGGCAGTCATCCTTGGTCACCTACAAAAACGACACTCGTTTTTCACTCTTTCTTGTCTTTGTCTCATTCAGCTCCATACTTTATTTTCATTCAATTTCTTTTAGAGTACAAAAGaatccccaaaaaaaaaaaaaaaaaaatccccaaCCAAAATAAACACCATCAGTTCAATGTCCTCCAATAAACCAGAATATTTCAGACAGAATTTTGACCTTTTTTTTTAGCCTACTAAATCGCTGAAACGACGACGTTTAATGCAAACTTTTTgtttatatgaatttttcaatattcaagAATTATCAAAACCAGCCTCCTACGCGTAATATGTACGGACAAAAATAACGAAAAAACAGGCGGACGCGGCGGTCGATGCCGCCGACAAACTGTCATGCAATATATtatcaaattcaaaattaatattgaaaCCAGTTTGGACTCGTATGATTTCTAGAAAAAGGGCGAGATTTGCAAGAGAGAGGAAGAAGATGCTAACCTGAACGTCGAATTCGATGAAATCAATTGGGAATTTAGCAGCATAATTGAAGGACATTATAGAGTTCTCTTTTATAGCTTTCATTCTCTGGTCAGCCGAAGTCAATATATTCATCCCATTACCTCTATGCCCAACAACCAGAAACTTGGGAATCTTATAAGGTACCCTATTCATC
This sequence is a window from Manihot esculenta cultivar AM560-2 chromosome 4, M.esculenta_v8, whole genome shotgun sequence. Protein-coding genes within it:
- the LOC110612935 gene encoding glycerophosphodiester phosphodiesterase GDPD1, chloroplastic encodes the protein MALKAVHVSDVPNLDQVPENASLALYSTRFSKAVEMNRVPYKIPKFLVVGHRGNGMNILTSADQRMKAIKENSIMSFNYAAKFPIDFIEFDVQVTKDDCPVIFHDNFIISEDNGVIFEKRVTELCLSEFLCYGPQKEAGKIGKSLLRKTKDGKIVNWNVEKDDSLCTLKDAFQQVEPSLGFNIELKFDDHIVYQEDYLIHVLQAILKVVFGYAQDRPIIFSSFQPDAALLVRKLQSNYPVFFLTNGGTDIFYDVRRNSLEEAIKVCLEGGLQGIVSEVKGIFRNPGAVTKIKDANLSLLTYGKLNNVGEAVHMQQLMGVEGVIVDLVKEISDVVSDMIKPSKGDESNPQFSEKELSFLLKLIPQLIQE